DNA from Felis catus isolate Fca126 chromosome B3, F.catus_Fca126_mat1.0, whole genome shotgun sequence:
GAAGAGAGAATGCTAATGGAGACAGGATGATAATCTTTTGAAATCATACAATGGGTAAAGCTAAAAATTATAGTTTTGATATATCTTAAAGAATCTCATGGATTGAGGACAggacctggattttttttatgcaTTATTAGATAAAAAGAACAATCTGTATAAATAATCTTTGTTCTATTTCCATGACTCTAATGTGTATGGATCAGATCATTTATCTGGAGAGAAGGAGATATGTTATGGTCATTTCCTGCCTTATTTACTGTACTATACCATACTCTCACAAATATATGTTGGATAATCCCAAGATAAGTGAAATGAGCATGTCCCAGATGAGATGGTCCATAGCACATACTCATGCTAGCCTATATGCAGAACTTCTTCAGCTGAAGGTTGACTTTTAGAGAGCACGATGGAGATTTCTAAAGTTTGATGGGATCCTCATTCACTCAGACATTACGATTAAAAGCCACAAGTCTCCATGTGAACAGTGGTTCCCCCTTAGTCACTGAAATGGGATCTGAATCTTTGTCCCTAGACCCTTATTTTCATCAACTAATTGATAAAGTAGGATCTTAGCTCTGAGTCTGAAGACAAGAATAAGGACTGGGGAAGAAATAAGTGGATTGGATTTCAGTACGATGTGCAAAAGTAACAGACACTCTCCCTACCATCTCCCTTCACTCCTTCTTATCCCATTTGCCTTGTTATTGAAAATAATAACGAAAAGATATTAAGGggggctgggtggttcagtcaattaagcatccaacatttgattttggctcaggtcagaatctcatagtttgtgagattgagccctgcctcgggttcCACacttacagctcggagcctgcttgggattctctctctccctgtctctctgcccctctcccattctctctctctctctctctctctctctctctctctctcttctctctctctctctctctctctctctctctctctcaaaataaataaacaaactttaaagaagaTGTTAAGAGATTTCACAAAGGGAGAGAAATTATTACCTGAACTGGACAAATAGATTTCCTTCATCATACAGATTCTCCAGCCTTTTTTGGAAGTGGTGTATTCTCAGATGAAGCCACATCTACTGGCAAGCCAGGAAAGGGATTGTGAATAAATGTGACTGCCAGAAAGTGAGGaattttttgtagttttgtgaACAGTGTTGCTGCCTAAGCTAAAGCAAAGGTGTGGGAATCTACAAAAATACTATTGGACACTTGAAAAGTACCTCGGGGAGCTTGCCATCCtgaatatttcagtatttatccTGAGATGTCTCTATTAGAATCTACACCTTTATGTTTTCGTTGAGTATTTTATTGTGTGGAAAGAACAGAATGGGTGAAATATCTACAAATATAGCACTGGAAAGTTTAATTGCACAATTTCTTGAGAAGCTTtaggttctttttctttcaaattacaTCACAGACAAAAGTAATTCCCAACCCAGAAACCCCACATAACCATACCAGAGACACTTCACTAGGTCAATGCACTTTATTATTTCTACTGAGCTAGAGATGTACATGAAGACAACATAGGAGCACACTCCAGATAACCATTTCCTGTCCCTCTTGGAGCCGGCCACCCTTTACCTTCAGGCATTCACCCTCCAAACACATCCAAAACGTGCTACATGACGTGACCTGTTTGAAGCCACATCTCAGAGCACCGTCTGTGAACTTAGCCCACATTGTTTGCATGGTGtcaggagaagaagggaagaaggtggATGATTAAAATTGATAGGATCAACGTTACCGTTCTCAATTTTGAACTGTAAGGATCCATATGGCGAGCGATGTGTCCTACTCTTGACGTCTTAGAGAATACTCTTTTAGAAGGGTCACTGGAAGTAACCGTGGAGGACATGTTTCTCCTTGATAGTATCATTCATCTCCATAATATCATTTATGTAAGCAGGGATAACTTCTTGAATATCATTTTGCCATCGACAAGTCATAAGGACCTGTCCCTGCCTGTAAGAAGATTCATAGACACAGTCTGTCATTACCACTCCTTCGATTAAATTACAGTACACTCCTTTTATTGATTGCCTGCTCCTGTGACATCTCTTCACCCCATTCTTACAAGACACAAACAGGTTGTTACAGATGTCTTGCAGTTCCTCAAATGATATCTGGAGGAAGAAATGTTCTTTTACACAACGGAATCTGTTGTGgacatttttcatctttatttcatcAGTGCAGTAGTTGGAATCAGTTAAGGGTCTTTCCGGATCAATAATGGTGCGCCTTTTGAAAACATCCTTAGGGGTTGGTAGGGTAGGTCCTGTGCTGCGCATTTCCTCCAAATAATCTTCAAATTGCTCTATCTCTTCCGCTGACAACGGAACATATTTGTGCAAGATTTTCAACTGCAGTGGCTGCAGtagcaggagcagcaggagcagagtgaggggcCGCAGGGTGATCAGAGTCCACATGCTTTCCAGGGGGGACTACGAGAGATAAGGGGATGTGAGCCATTTCCATACTGTGCCCGCTTCTATTCCTGTGCTGGGCAACATTCCTTTCTGCCACTTACCGCCGTTCTGAGCTCAAAGACTTTGGGCAGTACTCAAATTGAcaattcagaatatatttaacCATTTCTGAAGTATGGACTAAAAAGTAACCTTCCTAGGCTTGTACTCAGTCGGGAAGACTGTTGATATGAGAGGAAaaggtgaaggaaggagggagagaaaaggagagagagcagtgAGCAAACAAGGAaggatgaggaagagagaaaaggagagatggagggcaggagggaaggagagaggaggtcaAGACagcactggggagaggggagagagagagagagacagacagacagacagacaggcagagaagAGGCTCCCACCATCCGGAACAAATGCATCTGTTCTCTTCTTAGGAGTTGTGAACTCACACCATAGAGAGCTGTAAGTgatcctccctcccctccgccTGCTGCTATGAGGAAAATTCTTCATCTTATGACTTCTCCTCTTGCTCATCTCAGACCATAGACACCCTGGGAGAAGGGATCAAGCAAGGTACATGGGGTCGGGTGAACACCATCTGCTTTTCTTTGTGAGTATGCTTTCAGCACGACCTCCTTGCCTGGAGCTGCTCAGTCCATTTTGTAGCCTCTTCTGCCTCCTGTTACCACTCAGAATGGCTCTGCCACCAAGGGGCATCACTTACCTTGTGGGGGtgttttttatcctattttttttcttctcttaggtAGACTTCATGGTTTCTGCTATGATCAGGTTTCGCATCCCTAAACTCTCTCCACCCTGTGAGCCTGTCTGCAGAGTTATGGTAACCTCATCAGGAGATATTTCAGTCCTTACTTTCCTTGATGTCAGTGCATCCGCCTGTCTATTCACCCCACAGCAGGCTGCACCAAAATCCCCcagtactttatttatttatttatttatttatttatttatttatttatttattttaagtttatttatttttgagagagagagtgtgagcaggggaggggcagagagaaagggagagtgagagaatcccaagcaggctcctcactgtcagtgcagagcctgatgcagggctcgaattcacaaaccctgagatcaagaccggagctgaaatcacgacttgggtgcttaaccaactgacgcatccaggcaccccaatacccCCCAGTACTTTAAATACACGTGAGCAAGTGTCTCTGCAACACAAATGCGTAAAACTGAGATgacttacattatttaaaaaattctcctaccttaaaaagaaatgaaaatgtttaatttggTACATACTAATGAAGCACATTATTACTAAGCTTTGTGGTCGctatgttaaataattattttaaaactttccttgCAAGAGTCTGAACAGTAGTAACATGTGTTACAGGAATTGTGCCCAACTGCTAGATACCAGGGGACAGTCTACCCTTTAGTACAAAATGTCATCTCTCACAGAGAACTCCTGGGCCTATctatcattttccatttctactcCAAATCTGGCTGTTAATCAATTCTCCAAGGAGACTTCCCAGACAAAGGCAAGTGCTTTAGGTACACTGGAGAACAGGCTTCCAGGCCTACCTGTGCCTGAAGTCTCCTGACCTTGTTCAGTCCTTGTGGTGACTATGCTTCAGAGAATGGATGCCTCAGGGCTGGGCTGCAGAGATCCTGATATTAGGGGAATTGGCCTCCCCTTAGAGCACAGGAGCTTGGagtagaaagggagaaaaacagctGTGAGCAgctgaaataaatacataagtaatatgtataaataatattaatttgtacataaataaatatatatacaaataataaataatggctAACACAACAAGCAATGATGTGCAAAGCACTATCTATACATTACCATCTTCATCATCCAAACAGCCTTATgatgttttctattgtttttgtcttcattGTAATCAGCATTTCTTTGTGAAAGGAGGTTGCTTAAAATCTTACATTGGGCCTGGCAAAACCCTGGTTCATGCTCAGGTCACAAGTCTGTCTGACATCTACGATTCGATTCTTCACTGCTATTCTGTGGCCCTTATCAGTCTAGTTTCCCTTCCTGAGGCCAACCTGTGCTTCCTTCTCTAGGCTGTCTTTGTAACTCTGTCAGAAGAAACTAACAGAAACACAGAGATCACAAAAGTGGCAagaaccaggggcgcctgagtggctccgtcggttgagcgtctgactctttttctcaggtcttcatctcagggttgtgagttcaagccccacattgggctctgtgatgggtgtggagcctactaaaaaaaaaaaataagtggggaGGACTAGAATTGTGTTTGAACCACTGGAGTGCTGTAAGAAATTGGCCCACGTACTGGCCCACGTGCCATGAAGCCTAGCTGAGCTGCTGCAGGAGAGTTTCCTGGGTTTTCTTACTCCACTGTGGCCTTGGCATAAGAGAAGTCTTCCCTTAAGGCAACCGGAGTGATTCTCCAATACTCATAACCCAGAGACTCTGAGCTACGTGGAGATGGAAACAGGTTGGATCTAACCTTTGTATATGTGAGTAGAAAAAGTCAGAGAATGGAGGAGTTAGAGACAGGCagatgttggggtgcctgagtggctcagttggttaagcatcttacttcagctcaggtcatgatctcaaggtttgtgagttcaaacctgtcatctggctctttgctgtcagtgcagagcccacttcagatcctctgtctctctctctctgcccctcctacttgctctctctctcaaaaataaataaacatttttttttaaaaaggcagatgtGGGGGGCACATATGAGAAAGTAGAAAGAACAGAAGGATTGAaggcaggagagcagagaatgGGACTGGAAAGAAAAACTGGCCTGCAGTGGTGACGTGAGACTGGGCAGTCTTGGTGTGGCCATAAGCATGaacccttcctcccacccctgcttctACACTCTTATCAGACTCCCCTGGGGAGTCTCTTCAGGAGAGTGAGACCATTGTGAAAGTCCAGGGAGCTCAGCACACATTCCCATAAATGAGAACCTGGAGTGTCTGCGGCATCTTGGGCTGCAGAAAACGGAACAGCAGGTGCATGGAGAGCAGAGTTCAGGCTCCTGCTGAGGACATGCCTCAGGGCCTGCCCAGGATACCTCCTTGACTTTTGTACCCtaaacttcttaatttttttatttatgaattcaGATTGTAGTTTCATACTTGTCAAAATCCTTTCTGACCCCAAAGTATATGCATTTTTGCTTCTATTCTAGTGTATTACTTTTatggatttttgaaaaatgttaagtCTTTTacccatctggaatttattttgaagtataGGGAgaggtgggttttgttttcacaTGATTTTTCCATAATCCCGGTACCAATGATTTGGGGTCCCTCATCACTAATTTAAAAGTTAGTTTATATATTAAACAATTCTATTTCTGAACTATCTGTTGTGTTTTGATGATGGTTTTATCTATTCACTTGCCAGTGATATGCTTTTacttattctaattttataaaatattttaatatctaataAAGCAACTCACATTCATTCTTCTACTTGTTCAAAAGTTAGTACTGAGAcagaacagaaagtagattagtggttgcttggGGCACAGGGTAGGAATGGGAATTCGCAGTAAATGggcaagacagacagacagaaacagagaacagagaacagaCGGATTGAAACATGCTCATGCAATGCTTCTTAAGTTTTTGCCTGGCAAGCTCACACAGCAGAACCACCTGGACGCCCTGTGGATTGCAGATTCCCTGGGTTTTCCTCAAACCTCATTAATCAGAACCTCTGTGAATGGGCCCATATATCTGCACTATAAACAAGTTCACAAGGTGAGTCTTAGcccactaaagtttgagaagcactgcctttgtatacataaaaatgtaatttatgacATAGAAAACATCCCAAAATAGTGGGGGAAGTTTTAGGccttttcagtaaatgtttttggaaaaaaattgagaTGAATTGCTTTCACTGTTTGGCTATAGTGAATAATGCTTCTTTGAACATGGGTGTGCACATATCCGATTGAGTCCCACTTTTCCTCTCCGCTTTTAAACGTGCTTGGGAGGGTTAGGGTAACTTATAGGTATATAGGCAGGGAAGGGCCTGAGAGAGGTTGTCTATCCCAGGCCTTTTCTATTATGCAGGTCTTGAGTCCCTggtcacaattaaaaaaaataaaataaaagagtaagaTGGGTCAAAGTCTCCCCAGGGAGACAAATACATATTTCAGAGAGATTATTAggttgtattttaaaagtaaatcatttttaaaatgcaagacTTTTAACAGACCTTACAATAAGGCATCAAAGGATTATGATTGTGTAATAGTTATATAGCTTcaatcacaaaaggaaaaattaaaattgtatcttACAAATTGGTAACAATTACAATACCTCATAAACTCAATGCTGGTGAGTGAGATAAGGTGGGCAATCACTCATTTGTGATCACAATGAAAAAGTtggcaaatataataaaaagcttTGAAAAGCTGATAATATCCCCCCACTTTTAATAGCTAAGATTCTAAGCAGCAATAGTTTATATAGAAATATGGACAGTAAGCTTTacttaataaagacaaaaatttgaaatttgaaaacataaatatccAAAAATTTGAGGAAAGGTTAAATTGAGTCTGATATGTTCATAAATATGGTAAAAACAATAATAACCACTGTAGTAAAAGCTAATATTTGAGATAGTATTCTGTAGTCAGAGAATTATATATTATAGAGTAGATTGTTTTCcagaatttacaaataaattaaccaatgaaaattttaaaatatgaaatatatttaatattatagtaGTAGGATTATCTGGTCACAAGTGATAGAAGTACCAAACAAATTAACTTAAACACAAGAGGAACTATATTGACTCACAGAAaacaagtccaagaggcacagcaagatgaagaaattaaatcttTCACTGcactcttattttctctctcttccaccacTGTTTTCTATGCTAACTTCATTCTCATGCAGGGTCTCTCAATGTAATGGCAGAGAAAATCATTGTTACCTTTAGAGCCTATATTTAAGGTCACAGTAGGAAGTGTCATCCTCTCCCACTTTCATCCAATATAGAAAATAACTTTACCGATTGGCCTTGTTTCTGTCTCATGCGTAAATCCAGGATTGTGAGGTCTTCTGATTGGTCAACCTGTAACACATGTCCTCCTCGGGGAAGTAAAGGCAAAACCACACCATTAAAATTCCAGCAGAATTCCAGTTGCTGACCGAAGGAAGGGTTGTTACCTACAAAACAAGAAAGGGATGGAGACCAGTGGCAAATGTCCATTACAAATGGCtgggcaaaaaataaaacattgaactATATGATCCCAATTACTGGAAATATAGATTACGTGGTGGGGGCGGaggaaccaaaacaaaacctcaatAAACTGTTATTTCTGAATGGTTGATTTCTTATTGTTGTCTTTAAAGCtatctatttttcaaatttaaagtaAGTTAGTTCTAAGAAATGTCACTTACGAAATGGATTTTTAAGATCTGGCTTTGGACGTGTTCTTAAATATGAAGTGCCAATTTCTCAGACTGACACATTTGGTATCAGTTAACTTCCACTTTTTCTCAGTAGCAGGAAGAGTCAGTTCCTTAGTTTGAGTGGTTAAGCAAAGATAAAAACTCAGTCTTTAGAGTTAGACTTACCTTTATGAGTAAATCCCAGAATATCTCTTCGTTGAATTCCATAAGAAAAATCTAGGTTTTAGCTAACCTCAAATTTAGACTCTGCTTAAACATTTTGAGGCAATATTTATGCTTCTGACCTTTATACCCCTAGCCAAACTGAGAATGGTGTCAGGTTGAGAAAATCTagagaaaaatgtgatttttgtagGTCCTAAGAGGATCAGTGACTTCCCTGAAATGCACAACTTTTATTCAAGACATTTACTAGGGCCCAGGCCCTAGTAAAGACCTGAATATTTGAGCTCACAGAGACAGAATACAGAAAGGAACTGACTTTTCCTGATGCAAAAGTGGAAGTTAACTGATATCAAATGTGGCAGTTTGAGATACTGGCACTTCATATTTAAGAACATGTATCCAAAACCGGGTCTTAATAGACGTACACAAAATAAGAGTTACTCAATAATTGAAAACCAATCTTCAGAGCACAAATATAGAGTAATTTTGACATCTTATTTTGCAAAAATGGAGTCAAGCCAGCTCTGGGATGACAAAAATCTCTTCATATTTGTTTGCAGTTTCCTGCAAGTTTATATTTATGCATGCCTTAATTAGCTTTTTTATTGTATGattctatataaaaaaaattttttttgagatttgttaCATTGatatctgctattttttttttctgtaatgtcaGTGTGAGCTTAGCAGGTACAGACTAAGATATCGCCACTGATATGGCTTGATCTCATAATTTGGTCCTTCTCAGTGATCAGAAATAACAGGAAAATAGAAGCATAGAATATATTAGGATAGAATATTTCATAGATTTTgccagggaaaaggaaaataaagcccaGTGAGACAGTGGGTTCTATATCAAGAAAAAATAGGGgaacctgtctggctcagtcagtggagcatgtgacccttgaccttggggttatgggtttgagccctgcattgggtgtagagattataagaaagaaagaaagaaagaaagaaagaaagaaagaaagaaagaaagaaagaaagaaagaaagaaagaaaaacagatttcagtgttcacacccacccacccatacacacacacacattcttccaTGTATGATGGACTAGAGgtcaaagtaatattttaaaaacaacattaagGATATTATAATGATACAAGTATATATAGTAgaatatttttcacaattttgGAGCTAGTGAAGGATGTCTTTCTTAAACCAAACAAGAGCACAGCCACAAAGAAAATTATTGAATTATTGAAAAGCTTGATTACACATGCATAGACTGAATTACATACCTGTATACATGAGTACAAAGAAAATCTGaccccaaaacaaataacatGACAATGATCTCTAATAGCAGAAgacataaacttcaaaaaataaacttcaaaacccAGCAacagcttggggaaaaaaaatgctttgggggtgcctgggtggctctggttaagtgtccaacttcagctcaggtcatgatctcacggttggttactgggttccagccccacattgggctctgtgctgacagctcagagcctggagcctgcttcagattctgtgtctccatctctctctttgctcatcccctgctagtgctctgtctctctctctgcctctcaaaaatagataaaaaatgttcaaaaaaatttttaagtgctttgAAAATGTGATCAGTGTGAAAGTGCTTCTCAAACTCAGGTGTAAGAAAAGT
Protein-coding regions in this window:
- the RNASE11 gene encoding probable ribonuclease 11 isoform X2 yields the protein MRQKQGQSSPLESMWTLITLRPLTLLLLLLLLQPLQLKILHKYVPLSAEEIEQFEDYLEEMRSTGPTLPTPKDVFKRRTIIDPERPLTDSNYCTDEIKMKNVHNRFRCVKEHFFLQISFEELQDICNNLFVSCKNGVKRCHRSRQSIKGVYCNLIEGVVMTDCVYESSYRQGQVLMTCRWQNDIQEVIPAYINDIMEMNDTIKEKHVLHGYFQ
- the RNASE11 gene encoding probable ribonuclease 11 isoform X3, whose amino-acid sequence is MWTLITLRPLTLLLLLLLLQPLQLKILHKYVPLSAEEIEQFEDYLEEMRSTGPTLPTPKDVFKRRTIIDPERPLTDSNYCTDEIKMKNVHNRFRCVKEHFFLQISFEELQDICNNLFVSCKNGVKRCHRSRQSIKGVYCNLIEGVVMTDCVYESSYRQGQVLMTCRWQNDIQEVIPAYINDIMEMNDTIKEKHVLHGYFQ